The proteins below are encoded in one region of Chrysemys picta bellii isolate R12L10 chromosome 4, ASM1138683v2, whole genome shotgun sequence:
- the LOC135983184 gene encoding myb/SANT-like DNA-binding domain-containing protein 2: protein MESSQDRKRAPAWTEREVRDLLAIWGDEAVIAELRSSKRNGKVLEKISKAMKDRGHNRDTQQCRVKIKELRQAYHKAREANGRSGAEPQTCRYYAELHAILGGAATTTPTVCYDSLTGETHREDGSGNEEDDDGGTVGSSQQQGSGETGFPNGQDLFVTLDLEPVTPELTQDPQGTQETSAANVSPSQRLVNIRKRKRKTRDEMFTELQMSSHADRAQQNAWRQSMSEMRKAQHEREERWRAEDDRWRQLADRRQEAMLRLLEHQSDMLERMVELQERQQEQRPPLQPLCNQQPSSPSSIASSPRRPRTRWGGLRPPSHSTPDDRPSIRRLGFNKS, encoded by the exons atggagtcctcccaggatcgcaaaagagctccagcgtggaccgaacgggaggtacgagatctgctcgccatatggggagatgaagcagtgatagctgaactccgtagcagtaaaagaaatggaaaagtattagaaaagatctccaaggccatgaaggaccgaggccataacagggacacacagcagtgccgcgtgaaaattaaggagctacggcaagcctaccacaaagccagagaagcaaacggaaggtccggggcagagccgcaaacttgccgctactacgcggagctgcatgccattctagggggtgcagccaccactaccccaaccgtgtgctatgactctctcactggagaaacacacagggaagacggttcggggaacgaggaagatgacgatggaggtactgtaggtagctcacagcagcaaggaagcggagaaaccggtttccccaacggCCAGGatctgtttgtgaccctggacctggaaccagtaacccccgaactcacccaagaccctcagggcacacaggagacctctg ctgcaaatgtttctccttcgcagaggctcgtgaacattagaaagagaaaacgtaagacgagggacgagatgttcacggagctgcagatgtcctcccacgctgatagagcacagcagaatgcgtggaggcagtcaatgtcggagatgagaaaagcccaacatgaacgagaggagaggtggcgggctgaagacgataggtggcgtcagcttgcagacagacggcaagaggcaatgctccgtctgctggagcatcaaagtgatatgctcgagcgtatggttgagttgcaggaaaggcagcaggagcagagaccgccgctacagcccctgtgtaaccaacagccctcctccccaagttccatagcctcctcacccagacgcccaagaacacggtgggggggcctccgtccacccagtcactccaccccagatgatcgcccaagcatcagaaggctgggcttcaataagagttaa